Part of the Rhizophagus irregularis chromosome 4, complete sequence genome is shown below.
aaattttttatagattagcgtaatatttcggaagtggtgtaaaattttgaaatatttagaaattgcAGATCGATCAACCAATGAAAGTTGGCAAGTCCACTGATCGGCTGATGTTCGTTTTcattatgttaaaaataattattatgatagtTATTAATACCGAATTTAGTGAGAGCGTACAATATAAACATGGGGACGAGACCCTGAACAAATTTCCAAAACCAGAAACTAATTTCGGTTATCCCAATCCCAATGTTTGATAATCATCTTATTTTTTAAGTCTTAATTTAGAAGTCTTTTgctcttttttaaataataaatttaccataAAATTCAAAACAAACAAAGTCTGCAAGTAGTAGATTTTTTGAGCAAGGAGACGAATTAGTCAAAGGGCACTGTGTTACAAGTAACTTTAAttcataatgatataattttattaatataattttatataataaacatagtGAACTAATAGGTTTCTGTTGTATTTCGATATAAAAGTTTCTGGATTTTGGGTTAGATTCGGTAAATGCATGTTCCGAAACTAAGCTTCTGTTTCGGGAGGTTTCGGTTTCGTGCCCCATGTTTACCGGGCGCGGGCCGTACAAGTTTTTATAGtcataaacaaaatttaaaatcaacaaaataaatataatagaggTAAGTAATCAGGAGTTAATTTCAAAGTCAAGGCGTTCGATAATGTTTTTATTGTTACTGTATAATACAAAAGTTATATCTTCGGCAAATAAGCAAACTACCAATTGCGGAATCAATAATTCAAAAGCAACTAACCACATATCGCGAAAATGTTGTAACATGTCAAATGTAcgcatttaataaataccaaCGATCAAcgaaaataatatcttttattgATTCTATAATTAAGGCCTACACTAAACTAGTAAGTAATTATTTTCACTTTTGCCAGCTCAATACTTTAAATATCATTCATTCATCTAttcagtaaataaatttttatttccaataaaataataatttaatttgatcaaaatcgtttttatataaatcttaaaTATAAATGCTTTAATATCCAACCAAAATAAGAATATCTAAAAACCCAcccattaattttaattaattaaaatatttattttattctttccaACGCTCCAATATTCTTAATGTTTTATTCTCTATATATTTGTACtgacttatttattattttgtaactCTTTAAgatctaataaattttcatcattattttggCTGTCATCAATCAATAAATTGTTCAAACTTTGAAATCTTGAATTTGACGTGTCACCAATAAGATTGTCACCAGGGTTGTCGCCAAGGTTTTGCTGCTGagtagatgatgatgaattatcTAAGAAATCTTttgtattgatttttttattcttgttATCAGTAGGTTCAGTTCTATTATCCACGTCTCCATATGATGTTGAATCATTATTTCTTATAGAATTTCTCAAAGAAGGAGATTCTCTTATTAACCCCAcgaaatcatcatcattttcttcatgTCTTCTTTCATGATCCCATCTATTACGGGATGATCTGTGATTTAATTGCCTAAAATCTCTATCGTTTCGTATAAATAATGgtcttaaatatttatcatcaaaTGATGTAAACCAATgcttctttaaaattttattatttgttgttgTTTGTTGCAATTGAACCCTCACTTCAGGATTTCTATTAATACTTCCCGAATCAGATACGAATGATCCTTGAGAGTCTGTTCGATTATGTCCGTTATCACTCTCTCTTACAATATCGCGATATCTTTCTCCGTAATGAACTTCGTTATCATATCCATCAGTATAATATTTATCGTAGTTgtcttcttcttcatcactATCACTACCTTCTTCTTCAACTCCGGTTTGTACCTTCATTATTTCTAATACTCGACTAGTTGATCCTCCAAATACAACAACACTTAATACGACAACTACAAGAACTGTTGTTCTCATCGCGTCTGCATTTTCACCTTCTAATCCAGCTGCTAATGCAAATGCTACTGCTCCTCTCAAGCCTGCCCAGAATAACATTACTGAATACTTGAATGGAATAGGTTCACCTCTATTTGCTTTGTTTCTATATCGTGATACAGTATTGATTAACTTTGAAAGTGGAAATACTGCGCTATATCTTGATATACAGATAATAATCTATAaggattttttaaagaaacaaaaaaaaaaaataataataataaatgaaaagtgTAATAAGTTTTAACCACAAGTCCACAACACATAACAGATACATACTgatgtaaagaaaataaagaagggTTTATACTCCAAATCCAATTGTGTGAATAACGTCAAGCCTAaatagatgaaaataaaattctctGATAATTTGGCAAGAATATGAAACATATATTTTGTAGTACGTTTTGTGCGTAGTGACATATTATCATACGTGTAGTGTTTCAATGTTATACCACAAAACAACAAGGAAACAATTCCTATTTTTTAGAAAGAgattaattaatactaaataaaattcaaaaaaaaagttttttttgatgtaCAAACCTGATAAATGTAATCCGTTTGCGAACAAGTATGAAGAATATGCCATCAATGCCATAAGACATGATTCTATGGAAGGATACTTATATAAACGAGAATGCTTTAgcatgtaattaaattaattaaggcttaatattagcaaaagaaataaaatcaaatatattataatagttaAAGGATATCAATGCACACGACACTCCAATAATAACTCCAATTATTAAAGAGGTTCCAAAGTTAAggaagaatataaaaataccaTGAGTTATATTTGAGAAATGAAAATCTTGACctcgatatttttttaatgttctAACGAGAGAAATaaggttaatatatatataaaactattaataaaaagaatttcacaaatgaaattaatacGAACTCATAAAGTACAATGGAAACAACATCATTCAAAATACTTTCTCCAAAAACTATAGAGTAAAGTTTAGGATCAACTTTGAGCGATTGGAATATGGTAAGTACGGTTACCGGATCGGTTGCTGATAAAACAGATCCAAAAATCATTGAATCTAAAAATGAAAGGGACATTGAGCCTATTCCCATAGCTGATATTATTCCaactaaaattctttataaggaagaatattaataaaaattataattaaaaattttcaataaagcGGTTTAATATTTACCCTATGACTAAAGCTGATATAAAAGTCCCTAAAAACGCAAACGTAAGAATTGTCCCAagatttttgaagaaatttccCTAAACATGAAATGATTCGTAAgcaatacaaaaaaaaaatcaataaaattattcaaaatgttCACCGCCACTAAActtattgttaaatatatatatatatatcgtaCCTTCTTCATTTCATATCcagtatttaaaataataggaGGAAgtaataagttaaaaaaatacgTATAATTAAACGTAACCATATCCTGAATCATTGATCCTGGAGACATACGAATAATCAATCCCACTAACATTCCCGCAAAAATCGAAATTACAGTTTCGTGTAATGCTCGTATTTGTTTGCGTTGTAAATAATAGGAAGAAAACAATGATAGTATTATAAGAGAGGTTAGAATAAGTAATGCCCAGCTCGAATAAAGCTCTTCTTCTTCAACTGGTGGTTTCTCCATGACTGGTGACTAGTTGTCTAAAAAGAACTGAGAAATCGAGATTCCGGAACACGTTGGTAGAAGTGTAGCCGCaactaaatgaaaaaaaaaaaagttttagcTAATTATAGAATCGctaaaacttattttattactaatcaGTAGATTTGTACAACCGTAAAACTGTATGACAGGAGACTAATTCGGGCCGATATTGTAAATTTCAAGAATTGAGCCACTGAGTCGAAATTACTTTATATAGTAAACACAGCCAACCCGTATAATTACAAAAGTATCGACTTTGATAGGTCAGGGGATTATTTTtgatacataaaaaaaaaaatagaataaatttttatcaagaaGCATATCGCAACTCTATCAAAGATCGATATTATTGCTAtatattatcttaaaataaagtttatcgACAGAACATTTgtgtacaattttttattactgtaTCTTTATTATAGGtcaaagtttttaaattacaCCCAAATTTTACCAATACAATCAAAGCGAAccctttatttttattgcattttcaaTTTCCAATTGAAGGTGCAGTCGTGAGAAcgaatgaatttaatattttaagaaattatggaatattataaaaccgtataaatttattgttctATCCCTATTTTCCGAAACAGCTATATTAAGAAGGTGCAGCTGTAGATTGCTTATTCTCTATATTTTATAATCGTTTTCTATTTGCTCtgattaaaagaattatcgcccaaaaaggtaaaaatgattttcattaattttaactgattaaaaaagattttcataattaaatttcgCTGTGACGTTGCCGAAGATAATCTCACGCGTGTACAACACATTTCagtttcaatattttttttgatattattaagatataaaaagataattatgcaaattttatataaataccgTACCTCTTCCCTCCCTTCTCAGTCATCacatttcttaaaagaaaaaaaaacacattctctttaatttcattaacatATCATCCCTTAccttatttatctttttttttcatcgttaaatttgttttaataaaatgaggGGTATTAAACTTCTAATAATTGCCTTGTGCATTTTCAAAGTTATTGATGCCGCACCTGCCGCACAAGCAGTTACACCATACACAACACCTCCAGAAACACCTTCAGAAACACCTCCAGAAACACCTCCAGAAACACCTCCAGAAACACCGCAAACACTTCCGGAAACACCTACGGAAACATCTCCGGAAACATCAACACCTTCGCAATTACCTCCGCAAACGCAAAATGCAAACCTCAACTTCCCTATATCAGGTAATGGAACTTGTGGTGTGGCAGTTGGTTCTCGTTGCCCTGATGGTTTTTGCTGTTCTGCTGGTGGTTCTTGTGGTGAAGCTCCCGGTAAATATCTTAAATTCTTAGAGTAAACCGAATTTCAGAatagattttttgatttaatttttttctattaaaattatatattttatagaacATTGTCAGGCTGGTTGCCAAGAAGAGTATGGAGTTTGTGGGGTTCCAGATAGTGTTAGAAATGTAGGCTTCCAATTTAATACATGTACTGAAAATAACACCCTCGCGATTACATTTGATGATGGACCACAGGaagtaagtaaattttataattcaccTACAACTTTTAATGAaccataatatttattatcactttttataatatagattACGGAAACATTGCTTGATAAtcttaaagaaagaaatgtgAAAGCCACATTTTTCATGAACGGACATGCATTTCAAAATCATTGTATTTATGATTACGCTCCCATTGTACAACGAGCATTTAAAGAAGGACATCAAATAGCTTCACATACTTGGTCACATCCTCATTTGCCACTAGTATCAGATGAGGAAATCCGTTATCAATTAGAATTTCTTGAAGTAGCATTCAAGAAAATGATTGGGGCAATTCCAACTTATTTTCGACCACCATTTGGCGAACGTGCTGGATcagtacaaaatattttaagagaAAAAGGATATAAAATGGTTATATGGGATATTGATACTAACGATTTTAAAGGAGATTTACAACTTGCTACGGACCTTTATAATACTCAAATATCTAAATCCCCTGAACCTAATCCTCATATCATATTAAATCATGATAGAGTTGTGATCACTTCCACTACTCTTGGTCCTTTTGAAGTTGATGATGCTCTAAAAAGAGGTTATAAAGTTACTACCGTTGGTGATTGTATAGGAAAACCAGATAAAGAAGATTGGTATAGAGATATCGGTAAACCTGAAAAAAGAGATGATACTTGGAAATGTACTATTGAAGATATGCATGGATTTGGAGCTGCTCCAGATGGCACATTGTAGTagctaataaatattaatattgaatttagcttagtttattttacaatttttttatacataatttatattagaaaagacaaatagtttatttatagaatcTACAATGCACGAATTTGTATTCGTAGCAATTGATAAATGTTGctcttttttgttaaaatttaataacctaataaacaaaaatagataaaaaaaactaaaattacaCATTTTATTGCTGTTTTGCTAACCCAAATGTagtaatgattttaatgaactcttaattgataattaatgttataaaatctttttgcaTCAACGAACGTTCTCGAATCTTCCAAAAATTTGCATGCTTGTTTGTTTGCTTGGTGCTGATTAACGTACAGTCTAGGGATTAGAATCGATTATCGAATCTTTGTAGATTCGATTTTCCTTAAAAGATAATCAATTTTAagctttaataattaattctatgatcagtaaatatataaattctgaATTGAAATCGTAAAAtctattaagaaattatatatcGTTACTAATACCCATACTATAACATCGTTGCGATCgttgccgatcatttgccgatcatttcgTCATTTTTAGGTTTTTGAAGGCCATTATcgatcaattttttctttttgaaaatattttaaataatgcatttattttttggatgtaatgttgaattaattttttttgtttaattttaattttctcttCAACAAATAAGATTCGATTTTGATTCGATTATTCCAATCCCTAGTACAGTCTCTTAGAATCTTATAATTGttaaaacaaaaatgataACTTTATTTAGTTTGTTTGTTATCAATGAACCTATATTTGGTtacaataaatagaaattaaataagataAGCGGTACGTAATGTCGTAATGTGGATACACAAGGTTTAAAAACAtatcttaaaataaactttaagataaaatatttataacttatTATTTGTACGTTAAAAGCTTAACTTCTTTCTCTCATACTGTCATTATTAACAAAAGTTAAAACCAAAGAAAATGGCAGATAATCCTCCACCACCTCCTCCAAACCCTTATGTTGCTAAAAGACCAACAGATAAATGGAGGCATAGGGGAGTAACATATTGTAGAGTTTTTGGACAATGGGAATGTGAAATGTGTGGAAAAAAATGGGATAGTGGGTATACCTGGGTGGCTATTAAAAAGTACGAACAAAATCTCGATGTTAGCCACTTCAAGAATAAAAAGGATCGAATGTATCAAAGATGCTCACcttgcaataaaaaaaatccaaataagCACGAGGCAAAACTTGTATCTTTTAAACTGCTAGAAAACAATGTTAAGTTAGTAAAAGGTCCTGGACATATAAGAAATCTATGTGGAAAATGTAATAAAGGAGCAATATGTGATAGGGCTAAGGTTggtttaaaagtttaaaattattattaaatcataaacaataaaactaattatatatgtttatgTTCTACACTATAGAAAAGATAAAGACAAACGTTCCAAAATCCGTCCGTGTTTCGTTTCCTAATATTCCTATcgttatgatatttttattcatttgcTGTGATTAGTACTATtattttcgttaaaatacAACTacattcttaaattttttgagaaatttattattattatattatattaaaattgaattttttttaaaaaaaaattcttttttacactGTGAATATTCTTTGTTCGTTAATTTTTTGTCCTTTGAAACAAATCTGCAGCTCAGCCGAACAGCCGAGATTCAATGAGTGATTGTCTTCATTTACTGacaattttagaaaatttggtCCCCAGTAATCATGTGGGGGTTTTTTTTGTACGATTTTATACCTTTATATGTATATTGAATcctattttaagtatttttgtATCCCAAAAATCATTCCTAGAAACAGAAACCAAGGATAAAGAGTGATACCgacgaattttaatttttacatattagtATAATCTAATGAGTACTAAATGAGtactataattaatatattatagatattgtACGGTGGTATTTACATTGGTTAACGTTAACGTGACGACGTGACGTTAAccaatatatgtaaatatagcACCGTACAATAACAACAATATTCGTATTATCGTGCGACATAGAGTCATTGTATTTATCAATAGACTTTTTCTTCCTTATTACTACCTTAATAATGTAATTGAAATTTTGCAACAAATTTTGCGGAtatctaagaaaaaaatattaattccaAAACGATTGAACGACCTTCATCATTTACAACAAAAGAATGAATAATTTACAGagttatttagaaaaatttttaatgataattcttAGTATTTAAAATGTCACGTAAACTAATTCTTTCTCAGTGTtcgtcttttttttcttcttatttaACCTAAGAGACAGTTAGATAACCAGCTACTCCACCAACGCCAATAACAACGGCGGTAAGCCGGTAACTAAGTTGGGATACCTAATAATTCAACTTGTATGATttcaaattttggaaaattcgGACATagttaacaaaatattttgaaatgcCCTCTCCCctcaatatttatatatactgtataataaaatttacctttttaatCAAGCAATAGCGTCAGCGCCCAAGATGTTGGTGACGAAATACTgtgcaaaaattttattgtaatacaTCATCACGTGGCCAGACAGGGGtctaaaatttttgattttaccagAGAATTTTCCGACGCGGTTTCAATTTAtcggtttttttaaaaaatttatcggaaaaatttaattttagcataattttatttattaaagtttcgaaGAAGCTGTCCCGAATTACACACCAATGATTTTTGTTAATACACCATTATTTCTACCATTATTTATTCAGATTAACTACATTGGCATTTATAGtagtcatttttaaaaattttgtattttcgtaaattttgaataaatcgtaaaaaaaaaaaattatctgattATCGTTGTATTATcgtaaaaaatcattttcaaattaatttacatcttaaaatttttttcgagaaaaaaaaaaaccgattgacaaaatactgtatatcgattttttttctaagaacaccaccaaaaaattttggcaAACGTGACTTTGTACTACTAATCTAAAATTAGTAGAAATATCGAATAAAATAGAAGAATATTTTTCACCTGTTTTTTCCATGTATGTAATTTCGCTTTgaaaagtatataattattttttattctatcctatttcttattttttttattgtatcttATTTTGTTGTGAAATAATAAcgcgtttttttaattattaaatatataaaatttcttgcaaaaatttttttttttgtaacctTGGGAGTATAAAAGTGAGTTTTGGTACGAAATctttaaaatcatttgaacGACCGACAACAAAATCTCGACAATCCAAAATCTTGACAAATCAAAATCCTTGACAACTGacaaatcattaaatcattatacCGACAAGTTGATTATCCCGACAATTTtagaacaaaattataaaatttaccacatttaaactaaatattacatatagcAATTTTGTTAGATTAGATTTACAAAATTGCCGATATAATGAGTTAATGACTTGTCGGGATTTTGGTGTCGATCTTGTGTTAGTCGTGCAAGTGATTGTCGAGATTTTGATCGGATACCAAGTGGTTGAACTGTCAAGTTTTAAAGAAGACTTTTCTGTTTAATacactataaaaattatctttttattacaattattaaattatataaataatataaagatttatttgttaaatttttaaaatgacaaataaataaattttaggatcataaggaatattttaaataaacgttTCTTTGAACTACAAGTATTTTTAAGATAAACTTCCCTCgctttattatttcttaaaaaaaaaaaatttgtacaaaataataactaataaaattcgaCAGGTCACAGtggataaaatatattatattttggactaataataatgaaaaagtattaatagtTACTACTcgacataaaaataattattgtatcaatgattatattcttattattgtaaatacaTGAAGGGTGCCACAATTACGAGTGCCGAGCAAATAATTATTGTACTTAGTAAACAAGTTGTACTAAATGCCTGATAAAATAcgattaataaacattaattatttcttaaaatttattttaatacccTTATTATTACTCTGTCTTTTTAACTTCctttaattacaaatacaaATTCCGGTAATTACAAATTCAgttaattacaatatattatcctatttaattaatcataataatatatgattgaaacaagttttttataatattattagattcaaacaaaaaacatttattaatcatcGCCATCACGCCATTgtgttaaaaaatcataagaTTATTTGGTTAGTAACTTTATTCGATTAGAGTGGCCAAGAGCCAAGTAACAATATAAACAATACtgtaacaataaaaatgaaataatgctattttaattttttttttttaattttgtaattattattttccaaatttagatgaatgttttaaaaatcttatCGGTAAACTAGCCGATTAATGCACGTAAtgctaaataattttaattatcgactaaaagctaaaaatttttaagtttgtACAAATCGAATTTAATCTGCAGGAGCAAGTGTCGATcgtttcatttatttttacatagctcaccattctttttttataattaaaattatcgtaAAATAGGAATGTATCAGCAAATTTAAGTAAACCCCTTACATATTGAAAAGTATCCAAGATTGTATTTATGTAATCGATCTAGTCcgaatggaatttttttttttgtttttcttataAGGCAATGAATCTCGTGGAACACGGGTTCAAATTAAACCGAAATATGATTCCTTTACATGTAATATAcgttaacaaaaataatttttttttttaaaaaaaaataaagaataattatggattatgaaaataattcttcaagatctagaaaatttatcatactatacaattataatttaaataagattactaataattaaaatagagTAGTTTCAAAAAGTTGCTAAATCgattatcattttattctaTGTGAATGTTTTCGAACGGTACTAGAACTTCTAACTTCTATTAAATTCTTGGCTCTTGGCTGGGGCTAAATGCTAAATATACTAACGtaaactttgaaaattttttaaaggtgACGTTCTTGGCTCTAATTGCGATGATCACCTGATCTTTGTTAAATTCGGCCAAGATTTTGTGATCTGCAAAACATAATTGTGCGACTTGTttcggaataaatttttagatctttTGGATTTTTGTGCGTGTAACCATATCATATATatgatttgataaatttgatatcaAATTTTCACACACACGAGCCAAGAGAAAGAATAACGTAAAAGTAAAAAGATTGGGAGATGAAGAAATGAAAAAGGGGGAATCGTACGCAAAAACAATTCTAGACGCGGTATTATTgtagtaattataaataaatctttctttcttttttttattcgttcgaaagcaattaaaattcttcaaaacaTTACATACGCCAAGGATGTCCAGATAATTTATTGGTTATCATTGAAAGGTTTTTTACCTTAATTTCGAATgcactaataattatatatttatattcaaaatttcaaattatgcAAATGACTTTACCGATTTGGTAACATACgagttttaattatttggtaaattttatctatttttaaattaaagattatattgatgaatttttatataaatatgatgcTTCTTTTCTTTCAGTTTTTTTCAAGTCAGCTTAATATCTTAAAAACAAATAGCtgtcttataaaaaaaaatagagataTATTATCCCAATACCCTTTAGACATATTTCGTTCAAAATCTCGTAAAATGAAGCTCTCTTACACTCTAATTTTGGCTATAAATTTAGCCCTTTTCACTGCTAGTTCTGTTGCCACACCAATTGGAAACATAGGAAATggtgttattaataaaagaggCGATGAGGATGAACCAAAATTTCCTCCACCTCCTCCTGGTAAATTTCCTGATGGCCCCAAAGGTGGAGATTTTGATGGTCCAAAAGGTCCAAAGGGTAAAGATTTTGATGGTCCAAAAGGTCCAAAAGGTAAAGATTTCGATGGTCCAAAAGGTCCAAAAGGTCCAAAGGGTAAAGATTTCGATGGTCCAAAGGGTCCAAAGGGTAAAGATTTCGATGGTCCAAAAGGTCCAAAAGGTGAAGATTTCGATAGTCTATTAGGCCCAAAAGGTGAAGATTTCGATGGTCCAAAAGGTCCAAAGGGTAAAGATTTCGATGGTCCAAAAGGTCCAAAGGGTAAAGATTTCGATGGTCCAAAAGGTCCAAAGGGTAAAGATTTTGATGGTCCAAAAGGTCCAAAGGGTAAAGATTTCGATGGTCCAAAAGGTCCAAAGGGTAAAGATTTCGATGGTCCAAAAGGTCCAAAGGGTAAAGATTTCGATGGTCCAAAAGGTCCAAAGGGTAAAGATTTCGATGGTCCAAAAGGTCCAAAGGGTAAAGATTTCGATGGTCCAAAAGGTCCAAAGGGTAAAGATTTCGATGGTCCAAAAGGTCCAAAGGGTAAAGATTTCGATGGTCCAAAAGGTCCAAAGGGTAAAGATTTCGATGGTCCAAAAGGTCCAAAGGACAAAGATTTCGATGGTCCAAAAGGCCCAAAGGATAAAGATTTCGATGGTCCAAAAGGCCCCAAGGGTAAAGATTTCGATGGTCCAAAAGGTCCAAAGGGTAAAGATTTCGATGGTCCAAAAGGCCCAAAGGGTAAAGATTTCGATGGTCCAAAAGGTCCCGGTCCTAAAGATGGACCAAAATTTCCCCCTAAAgcaaaataaatgaaattttaatctaaaaaaatattataagtttAGTATGTcattaattatgaattattagttttagagatatgattaatttacattataattccttaaattaaatgtatcgtaattaatatttattttttctatgaaTAAATGATAAGTAAAAtcgtatatttatttcaaattaaattgtCATGATACATGGTTTTACCAACTCGTaatcaatttacagagttagtaactaaatgaaaattaataatttgctTCAAATGGTATTAATCAATATTGCcatttaatctaattattgAACGTAATTATCTAATTGTGAGCCTTCCGTATTAATTACGTTTATTAACTGGGATCCGTCCAAAATCCCGAAACT
Proteins encoded:
- a CDS encoding uncharacterized protein (SECRETED:cutsite_SVA-TP; SECRETED:prob_0.6862); SECRETED:SignalP(1-22) — protein: MKLSYTLILAINLALFTASSVATPIGNIGNGVINKRGDEDEPKFPPPPPGKFPDGPKGGDFDGPKGPKGKDFDGPKGPKGKDFDGPKGPKGPKGKDFDGPKGPKGKDFDGPKGPKGEDFDSLLGPKGEDFDGPKGPKGKDFDGPKGPKGKDFDGPKGPKGKDFDGPKGPKGKDFDGPKGPKGKDFDGPKGPKGKDFDGPKGPKGKDFDGPKGPKGKDFDGPKGPKGKDFDGPKGPKGKDFDGPKGPKGKDFDGPKGPKDKDFDGPKGPKDKDFDGPKGPKGKDFDGPKGPKGKDFDGPKGPKGKDFDGPKGPGPKDGPKFPPKAK